Proteins encoded in a region of the Tripterygium wilfordii isolate XIE 37 chromosome 21, ASM1340144v1, whole genome shotgun sequence genome:
- the LOC119989724 gene encoding uncharacterized protein LOC119989724 isoform X2: MAIKRARSRRASSKSLSFEELTADLNRLKAEMAERKPQRGSSEREILRKRLAALQRLERGVAAQRGRIRSVAEYQNNVSKALDEVATRLLNEGLNPLPGTALPGHRIQDQIEEEPVFPAQLKI, encoded by the exons ATGGCCATAAAGAGGGCTCGCAGTCGCAGAGCTTCCTCCAAGAGTCTTAGTTTTGAA GAATTAACTGCGGATCTCAACCGGTTGAAGGCGGAAATGGCAGAAAGGAAGCCTCAACGAGGCTCATCGGAGAGAGAGATTTTAAgg aaaagattaGCGGCTCTGCAACGCCTGGAACGGGGCGTCGCAGCCCAGAGAGGACGAATTCGTTCAGTGGCAGAGTATCAAAACAATGTGTCGAAGGCATTGGATGAAGTGGCGACGAGGCTCCTCAACGAGGGGCTTAATCCTCTTCCGGGCACCGCACTCCCTGG TCATCGAATTCAAGATCAGATCGAGGAGGAGCCAGTTTTTCCTGCCCAGTTGAAGATATAG
- the LOC119989724 gene encoding uncharacterized protein LOC119989724 isoform X1: MSLPVQTEIANKTLGKRASNNRNRKWTKQSRRSGSLKWRGLEMAIKRARSRRASSKSLSFEELTADLNRLKAEMAERKPQRGSSEREILRKRLAALQRLERGVAAQRGRIRSVAEYQNNVSKALDEVATRLLNEGLNPLPGTALPGHRIQDQIEEEPVFPAQLKI, from the exons ATGTCTTTGCCGGTGCAGACGGAGATTGCTAACAAAACCCTAGGAAAGCGAGCTTCGAACAACCGGAACCGTAAG TGGACAAAACAAAGCAGAAGAAGTGGGAGTCTGAAGTGGCGGGGACTGGAGATGGCCATAAAGAGGGCTCGCAGTCGCAGAGCTTCCTCCAAGAGTCTTAGTTTTGAA GAATTAACTGCGGATCTCAACCGGTTGAAGGCGGAAATGGCAGAAAGGAAGCCTCAACGAGGCTCATCGGAGAGAGAGATTTTAAgg aaaagattaGCGGCTCTGCAACGCCTGGAACGGGGCGTCGCAGCCCAGAGAGGACGAATTCGTTCAGTGGCAGAGTATCAAAACAATGTGTCGAAGGCATTGGATGAAGTGGCGACGAGGCTCCTCAACGAGGGGCTTAATCCTCTTCCGGGCACCGCACTCCCTGG TCATCGAATTCAAGATCAGATCGAGGAGGAGCCAGTTTTTCCTGCCCAGTTGAAGATATAG
- the LOC119987996 gene encoding uncharacterized protein LOC119987996: MAEITPIMSDSGSPSASLPSNTFDVHTNQRLCSVLLNEFNYLPWSRSVQLALGGRSKLEFIDKSTVVPDVNSSQYKSWIAQDKMVQTWLLNSMELHVAEIFSYYESSADLWDAVKEMYGNQNNAARVFQLKRDIACLQQEGSVCATIQREEVRRKVMNCNLKTEVSEARAYMFNHKRSEERSYKGKRPELKCNHCHNLGHTVDRCWVLHPELKPKFPREKMPQKRTQPSGYKANHVTTMAGDGLSRFSSSPITLINEFASYLQAKQGESDNNGKSAALLGQFAGFLSEDKNGATDDTNNPTNLFEFKFLSPPSQICVANGNTVSVVGQGKIHLVVSLEIKK; this comes from the exons atggcCGAAATCACTCCAATCATGTCCGACTCAGGCAGTCCCTCGGCCTCTCTACCTTCAAATACTTTTGATGTTCATACAAACCAACGATTATGTTCGGTTTTGTTGAATGAGttcaattatcttccttggtcaaGATCTGTGCAGttagctcttggtggaagatcaaaGCTTGAGTTTATTGACAAAAGTACTGTTGTTCCTGATGTCAATTCTTCTCAGTATAAATCTTGGATTGCCCAAGATAAGATGGTGCAGACATGGCTACTTAATTCTATGGAATTACATGTTGCTGAAATTTTCAGTTATTATGAATCTTCTGCAGATTTATGGGATGCTGTTAAAGAGATGtatggaaatcaaaataacgcggcacgagtttttcaactcaaaagagacattgcatgtcttcaacaggaag GGAGTGTTTGTGCTACTATTCAACGGGAAGAAGTCCGAAGAAAGGTCATGAATTGTAACCTCAAAACTGAGGTATCTGAAGCCCGAGCATATATGTTCAATCATAAACGATCTGAAGAAAGAAGTTACAAGGGAAAGAGACCTGAGTTGAAGTGCAATCATTGTCATAATCTTGGTCATACAGTGGACCGATGTTGGGTACTTCATCCTGAATTGAAGCCTAAGTTTCCGAGAGAGAAAATGCCTCAGAAACGGACTCAACCTTCGGGATATAAGGCTAATCATGTTACAACCATGGCTGGAGATGGATTGTCAAGGTTCTCCTCAAGTCCAATAACTCTTATTAATGAGTTTGCTTCTTATCTTCAAGCAAAGCAAGGTGAATCTGATAACAATGGGAAGTCAGCTGCcttacttggtcaatttgctGGATTTCTATCTGAAGATAAAAATGGTGCAACTGATGACACAAATAATCCTACAAATCTGTTTGAGTTTAAGTTCTTATCTCCACCTTCCCAAATATGTGTTGCTAATGGTAATACTGTATCTGTTGTTGGACAGGGAAAG ATTCACCTGGTTGTATCtcttgagatcaaaaagtga
- the LOC119989523 gene encoding uncharacterized protein LOC119989523 has product MSPQAQKETANKTLGKRASKNQDRSRRASSESLSLEEINADLNRLEAEMAERKPQRASWKKKILKKRWADLKRLERGWEEVKGRIRSTAEQKLKEEQEDIARKRAMNEEEIEEMRVLNEMLNPLAAALLGHPIQDLIEEEPVFFAAG; this is encoded by the exons ATGTCACCGCAGGCGCAGAAGGAGACTGCTAACAAAACCTTAGGAAAGCGAGCTTCGAAGAACCAGGACCGCAGTCGCAGGGCCTCTTCCGAGAGTCTTAGTCTCGAA GAAATCAATGCGGATCTGAACCGACTGGAGGCGGAAATGGCAGAAAGGAAACCTCAACGAGCCTCATGGAAGAAGAAGATTCTAAAG aaaagatgGGCGGATCTTAAACGCCTGGAAAGGGGCTGGGAAGAGGTGAAAGGACGAATTCGTTCTACGGCAGAGCAGAAGTTGAAGGAAGAACAAGAAGACATTGCTCGGAAGAGAGCAATGAATGAGGAGGAGATAGAGGAGATGAGGGTCCTCAACGAGATGCTCAATCCTCTGGCCGCTGCACTCCTTGG TCATCCGATTCAAGATCTGATCGAGGAGGAGCCTGTCTTTTTTGCGGCCGGTTGA